In one Pseudodesulfovibrio tunisiensis genomic region, the following are encoded:
- the tmk gene encoding dTMP kinase, whose translation MFITFEGIEGTGKTTQIQRVREHFEAQGREVFLTLEPGGSRVGRELRKMLLHVDNSDITPITELFLYLADRAQHVARVIRPELEAGKVVLCDRFADSTVVYQGYGRELDVDLLRQLNEVAVDGLWPDLTVVLDIDPETGLERANSRNAENGISREEGRFEAEHITFHRRIREGYLTWAAMNRDRIKVVDATPDPDTVFERVLSIIESRQA comes from the coding sequence ATGTTTATTACCTTTGAAGGGATAGAAGGCACTGGCAAGACCACCCAGATTCAGCGCGTCCGCGAACACTTCGAAGCTCAGGGCCGCGAGGTATTTCTGACGCTGGAACCGGGTGGCAGCCGCGTGGGCAGGGAACTGCGCAAGATGCTGCTCCATGTGGACAACAGTGACATTACGCCCATCACCGAGCTGTTCCTGTATCTCGCGGACCGCGCCCAGCATGTCGCCCGAGTCATCCGGCCGGAGCTGGAAGCGGGCAAGGTCGTGCTATGCGACAGATTCGCGGACTCCACCGTGGTCTATCAGGGCTACGGACGGGAGCTGGACGTGGACCTGCTCCGCCAGCTGAACGAAGTTGCCGTTGACGGATTGTGGCCCGATCTCACCGTGGTTCTGGACATCGACCCGGAAACCGGTCTGGAACGTGCCAACAGCCGCAATGCGGAAAACGGGATTTCCCGGGAGGAAGGCCGTTTCGAGGCCGAGCACATCACCTTTCACCGCCGCATCCGCGAAGGCTACCTGACATGGGCGGCCATGAACCGGGACCGCATCAAGGTGGTGGATGCCACCCCCGATCCGGACACGGTTTTCGAACGCGTCCTCAGCATCATCGAATCCAGACAGGCATAA
- a CDS encoding amino acid ABC transporter permease gives MRHSTRPRAFRITPVDAAILLAVAGAFGYVGYKAATGLNYHWKWEIIPQYILRFDETAKAWVPGLLVHGLLTTIRLSLWSGVLATILGTIMGLFRVSPRLFRRQIAGTYVELIRNTPPLVLVFVFYFYIGDQIMALLHMDELIRSLPLSSLGPVEFLFGPPHQLPQFLSAVITLSLFEGAYIAEIVRAGIDSIEPGQWEAARSLGMSRFKQMRYIIMPQAMQRMLPALAGQFISTIKDSAIVSVISIEELTFQGQQLMATTYRSFEVWITVLAMYFALTFCCSLAVRKLELGLQRK, from the coding sequence TTGAGACACTCCACGCGCCCCCGCGCCTTTCGCATCACTCCGGTTGATGCGGCGATACTGCTCGCCGTTGCCGGAGCCTTCGGCTACGTCGGCTACAAGGCCGCGACCGGACTCAACTACCATTGGAAATGGGAAATCATTCCCCAGTACATCCTGCGCTTCGACGAAACCGCAAAGGCATGGGTTCCGGGCCTGCTTGTCCATGGACTCCTGACCACGATCCGGCTCAGCCTGTGGTCCGGAGTCCTGGCCACCATCCTCGGAACGATCATGGGGCTGTTCCGGGTCAGCCCCCGCCTGTTCCGCAGGCAGATTGCCGGCACCTATGTGGAACTGATCCGCAACACTCCGCCGCTGGTTCTCGTCTTTGTCTTCTACTTCTACATCGGCGACCAGATCATGGCGCTCCTGCACATGGACGAACTCATCCGGAGCCTTCCGCTCTCCTCGCTGGGACCGGTGGAATTCCTGTTCGGACCGCCGCACCAGTTGCCGCAGTTCCTGTCCGCGGTGATCACGCTCTCGCTCTTCGAGGGCGCATACATTGCGGAAATCGTGCGGGCCGGCATCGATTCCATCGAACCGGGCCAATGGGAGGCGGCCCGTTCCCTCGGCATGAGCCGCTTCAAGCAGATGCGCTACATCATCATGCCGCAGGCAATGCAACGCATGTTGCCAGCACTGGCAGGACAGTTTATATCCACAATCAAGGACTCCGCCATCGTGTCGGTCATTTCCATCGAGGAACTGACCTTTCAGGGCCAGCAGCTCATGGCGACCACCTATCGCAGCTTCGAAGTCTGGATAACCGTGCTCGCCATGTATTTCGCCCTGACATTCTGCTGCTCCCTGGCAGTCCGCAAGCTGGAACTCGGTCTGCAGAGGAAATAG
- a CDS encoding O-acetylhomoserine aminocarboxypropyltransferase/cysteine synthase family protein, producing the protein MADKKTGLQTLALHAGHTPDSDTLSRAVPIYQTSSYMFRDAEHAADLFALKEPGYIYTRIGNPTTEVLEKRMAAMHSAPAALCTASGMAAIFYAVTNITSAGQNIVTGSNLYGGTQTLFEHSLKRFGIEARFVDSSDPANFEAAIDENTRLVYTEAIGNPKCNVDDLAAIADVAHGNGVPFIMDATVAPPPIFNPFDVGCDIAVYSMTKIIGGHGSSIGGCIVDAGSFDWGNGKYPEIASPDPTYHNIDVWEMLGGLEKSAPAFVTKARMGLLRDFGAALSPMNSFLILQGVETLPLRAERHCANAQKVAEFLQNHEAVAWVNYAGLASHPDHERACRYFPLGPGAVFGFGVKGGLEAGRKFIESVELCSHLANILDARTLVIHPASTTHGQSSPEEQLAAGVPPDLIRISVGLEDADDILADLDQALCSAVA; encoded by the coding sequence ATGGCTGACAAGAAGACGGGCCTTCAGACATTGGCCCTGCATGCGGGACATACCCCGGATTCCGATACCCTTTCCCGGGCCGTGCCCATTTATCAGACTTCGAGCTACATGTTTCGCGATGCCGAACATGCGGCCGACCTGTTCGCCCTGAAGGAACCGGGCTACATCTATACGCGCATCGGCAACCCGACCACCGAAGTGCTGGAAAAGCGCATGGCCGCCATGCACTCGGCTCCGGCCGCTCTGTGCACGGCTTCGGGCATGGCCGCGATTTTCTACGCCGTGACCAACATCACCTCGGCCGGGCAGAACATCGTGACCGGATCGAATCTGTACGGCGGCACCCAGACCCTGTTCGAGCATTCGCTGAAGCGGTTCGGCATCGAGGCGCGGTTCGTGGATTCCTCGGACCCGGCGAATTTCGAAGCCGCCATTGATGAGAACACCCGGCTCGTCTACACCGAGGCCATCGGCAATCCCAAGTGCAACGTGGATGATCTGGCCGCAATCGCGGACGTGGCACACGGGAATGGTGTGCCGTTCATCATGGACGCCACGGTTGCGCCGCCCCCGATCTTCAATCCGTTTGACGTGGGCTGCGACATTGCCGTGTATTCCATGACCAAGATCATCGGTGGGCATGGCTCATCCATTGGCGGCTGCATTGTGGACGCTGGTTCCTTTGACTGGGGCAACGGGAAATACCCGGAGATTGCTTCCCCGGACCCGACGTATCACAACATCGACGTCTGGGAGATGCTGGGCGGTCTGGAGAAGTCCGCCCCGGCCTTTGTGACCAAGGCGCGCATGGGCCTGCTTCGGGATTTCGGTGCGGCCCTGTCGCCCATGAACAGCTTCCTGATTCTTCAGGGCGTGGAAACCCTGCCCCTGCGCGCGGAACGGCATTGTGCCAATGCGCAGAAGGTGGCTGAATTCCTGCAGAATCACGAGGCCGTGGCGTGGGTCAACTATGCGGGCCTTGCTTCCCATCCGGATCATGAACGGGCCTGCCGCTATTTTCCGCTCGGCCCGGGCGCGGTATTCGGATTCGGGGTCAAGGGCGGTCTGGAAGCCGGGCGGAAGTTCATCGAGTCCGTGGAGCTCTGTTCGCATCTGGCCAACATTCTGGACGCGCGCACTCTGGTCATTCATCCGGCCAGCACCACGCACGGCCAGTCCTCCCCGGAAGAACAGCTTGCGGCCGGAGTACCGCCGGACCTCATCCGCATTTCCGTTGGGCTGGAGGATGCGGACGACATTCTGGCCGATTTGGATCAGGCCCTTTGTTCGGCTGTTGCCTGA
- the surE gene encoding 5'/3'-nucleotidase SurE has protein sequence MDILLANDDGIQAAGLRALYFALKEAGHSVHVVAPVTEQSAVGHAVTLSMPLKVKEFRENGFQGLGVYGTPVDCVKLGLTTLLERKPDLVLSGINAGANVGVDILYSGTVSAATEGALMCIPAMAVSMDSFKAVELSGQARYAADLLNRIPFDRLPEKCVLNLNFPDRPMEETLDLVVCPHTRASYDDWYDARIDPRGGPYYWLNGMIPPERLSPDRDRALLTMGHVTLTPLRFDFTDRQAMDTLRDGIF, from the coding sequence ATGGACATCTTGCTTGCCAATGACGACGGCATACAGGCTGCAGGCCTGCGGGCGCTCTATTTTGCCCTCAAGGAGGCCGGACATTCGGTGCATGTTGTCGCACCCGTGACCGAACAGTCCGCCGTGGGACATGCCGTCACCCTGAGCATGCCGCTCAAGGTCAAGGAATTTCGGGAAAACGGGTTTCAGGGACTCGGAGTATACGGGACTCCCGTGGACTGCGTCAAACTCGGACTTACCACGCTCCTGGAGCGCAAGCCCGATCTCGTGCTTTCCGGCATCAATGCCGGGGCGAACGTGGGCGTGGACATCCTGTATTCCGGTACGGTTTCCGCAGCCACGGAAGGCGCGCTCATGTGCATTCCCGCCATGGCCGTGTCCATGGACAGCTTCAAAGCTGTCGAGCTGAGCGGACAGGCCCGGTATGCCGCGGATTTGCTCAACCGGATTCCCTTTGATCGTCTGCCGGAAAAATGCGTGCTCAACCTCAATTTTCCGGACAGGCCGATGGAGGAGACCCTTGATCTGGTCGTCTGCCCTCACACCCGCGCTTCGTATGACGATTGGTACGACGCAAGGATTGACCCCAGAGGCGGGCCGTATTATTGGCTCAACGGCATGATTCCTCCCGAGCGGCTCAGTCCCGACAGGGACCGCGCACTGCTGACCATGGGACATGTCACCCTGACCCCGTTGCGTTTCGATTTCACGGACAGACAGGCCATGGACACGCTGAGGGATGGTATTTTCTAA
- the traT gene encoding complement resistance protein TraT: MRKLLVWILAAWMMLLVAACVSTQKNRYKLVKDPGTGFSYGAVKSGEFVTDPAMYRDNRLKLRIRNTSGDPDLDMYAFRTRLEQAYSNLGYEVVHGSGFGILLDVNVRYFGQVTDMLPREYTFLGTAMGGVAGAAPGIQGGRSADTVTGGMAGMVIGTALAEIMRNYATEETFIIVSSVSLATVVPDQLKDETTISFVTGRKIKEKKKNFRGFRSRDVVDLAVYAGGRMISKGDVMNEVRDRYARILRDII, translated from the coding sequence ATGAGAAAGCTGTTGGTGTGGATTCTGGCCGCATGGATGATGCTGCTGGTTGCGGCCTGTGTTTCCACGCAGAAGAACAGATACAAGCTGGTCAAGGACCCGGGCACCGGGTTCTCCTATGGTGCGGTCAAGAGCGGGGAGTTCGTCACGGACCCGGCCATGTACAGGGACAATCGGCTCAAGCTGCGCATCCGCAATACCTCGGGTGATCCCGATCTGGACATGTACGCGTTTCGGACCCGGCTGGAGCAGGCGTATTCCAATCTCGGCTACGAGGTGGTGCATGGTTCCGGCTTCGGCATTCTGCTGGACGTGAATGTCCGTTATTTCGGGCAGGTCACGGACATGCTGCCCAGGGAGTACACGTTTCTGGGCACGGCCATGGGCGGCGTGGCCGGGGCGGCCCCGGGCATTCAGGGCGGGCGGTCCGCGGACACCGTGACCGGCGGCATGGCCGGGATGGTGATCGGCACGGCATTGGCTGAAATCATGCGAAACTATGCCACGGAGGAGACCTTCATCATTGTTTCGTCCGTTTCTCTTGCCACAGTGGTGCCGGACCAGTTGAAGGACGAGACCACCATCAGTTTTGTCACGGGCAGGAAGATCAAGGAAAAGAAGAAGAATTTTCGGGGATTTCGTTCCCGCGACGTGGTCGACCTCGCAGTGTATGCGGGGGGACGCATGATCAGCAAGGGTGATGTCATGAACGAGGTGCGCGACAGGTATGCGCGCATTCTCCGGGACATCATCTGA
- a CDS encoding 3'-5' exoribonuclease YhaM family protein yields MPQKTQYINELTPGDQINDIFLLASASLSQSRNGPYWNLVLQDRTGKVNAKIWNPKSQEYPALESGTVAGVLGWVESYRDQPQIKVDNLILNPIPREQIDFADFLPSSEVPPQDLLEQMEDMITEYMKHGPWKKFCRKLLRSEDIRNRLLTAPGAKTVHHAYVGGLLEHSLNVARLCMSMCDVYPQLDRQTLLAGALFHDLGKAWELSGGPENDYTDEGRLMGHIQLGLEKLEPFLAKTRDLDQGLKLHFKHLITSHHGEHEFGSPIRPKTAEAFALHFADNMDAKMNIIGQACDEMDKSGQEWSPYMRFLERNIHRAPRTPDSTRKNSNSSENQCLLPLKG; encoded by the coding sequence GTGCCACAAAAAACACAGTATATTAATGAGCTGACGCCCGGCGATCAGATCAACGACATCTTTTTGCTGGCATCTGCCAGCCTGTCCCAGTCCCGAAACGGCCCGTACTGGAACCTCGTGCTCCAGGACAGGACCGGCAAGGTCAATGCCAAGATATGGAACCCCAAGAGTCAGGAATATCCCGCACTGGAATCCGGCACGGTGGCCGGAGTGCTCGGCTGGGTGGAAAGCTACCGCGACCAGCCCCAGATCAAGGTCGACAACCTGATCCTGAACCCGATCCCTCGGGAACAGATAGATTTCGCTGACTTTCTCCCCAGCTCGGAAGTGCCGCCCCAGGACCTTCTGGAGCAGATGGAAGACATGATCACCGAATACATGAAGCACGGGCCGTGGAAGAAGTTCTGCCGCAAGCTGCTTCGCTCCGAAGATATCCGCAACCGTCTGCTCACGGCTCCGGGCGCAAAGACCGTGCACCACGCCTATGTGGGTGGCCTGCTTGAACACTCCCTGAACGTGGCCCGGCTGTGCATGTCCATGTGCGATGTCTATCCGCAACTGGATCGACAGACCCTGCTCGCCGGAGCCCTGTTCCATGACCTTGGCAAGGCATGGGAACTGTCCGGCGGTCCGGAAAACGACTACACGGACGAAGGGCGACTCATGGGACACATCCAGCTCGGTCTGGAAAAACTCGAACCGTTCCTTGCCAAGACCAGAGATCTGGATCAGGGACTCAAGCTGCACTTCAAGCACCTGATCACCAGCCATCACGGAGAACACGAATTCGGTTCCCCGATTCGTCCCAAGACTGCCGAAGCGTTCGCCCTGCATTTCGCGGACAACATGGATGCCAAGATGAACATCATCGGACAGGCCTGTGACGAGATGGACAAGAGCGGACAGGAATGGTCCCCGTACATGCGCTTTCTCGAACGCAACATCCACCGCGCTCCCAGAACGCCGGACAGCACGCGCAAAAACAGCAACTCCAGCGAGAACCAATGTTTATTACCTTTGAAGGGATAG
- a CDS encoding amino acid ABC transporter permease — MNHEPPRPGKGRFLQPTVILDTVKYLAVVGALTWLLAAGSDRLGYNWQWYQIPQYLWTTTDDGFQWGKLMLGLGVTFRITIWSLILAFVVGLGSALMRQSDSWAARGVARAYMEIIRNTPLLIQIFFLYFVIAPILDISAFWSAVLALSLFEGAYASEIFRAGITSIDTGQFEAAKSLGMNGFAMYRHIILPQAIRRILPPLTGQAVSLVKDSALVSTIAIFDLTMQGMSIISETFLTFEVWFTVAAIYLAVTLTLSGAVRVMERRFGNTTA, encoded by the coding sequence ATGAATCATGAACCTCCAAGGCCGGGGAAAGGCAGATTTCTCCAGCCGACAGTCATATTGGATACCGTCAAATACCTTGCTGTCGTCGGTGCGCTGACATGGCTGCTGGCAGCCGGAAGCGACCGGCTGGGATACAACTGGCAGTGGTACCAGATTCCCCAATACCTCTGGACAACGACCGACGACGGTTTCCAGTGGGGCAAGCTCATGCTCGGCCTCGGCGTGACCTTCAGGATAACCATCTGGAGCCTGATCCTCGCCTTTGTCGTGGGACTGGGATCCGCGCTCATGCGTCAGTCGGACTCGTGGGCAGCCCGAGGCGTAGCACGGGCATACATGGAAATCATCCGCAACACCCCGCTGCTCATCCAGATATTCTTTCTCTATTTCGTGATCGCCCCGATTCTGGACATCTCCGCATTCTGGTCCGCAGTGCTGGCCCTGAGCCTGTTCGAGGGGGCGTACGCTTCGGAAATATTCCGGGCAGGCATAACGTCCATCGACACGGGCCAGTTCGAGGCAGCAAAAAGTCTGGGCATGAACGGATTCGCCATGTACCGCCACATCATCCTGCCGCAGGCCATCCGTCGGATACTGCCGCCCCTCACCGGGCAGGCCGTATCCCTGGTCAAGGATTCCGCGCTGGTCAGCACCATCGCCATCTTCGACCTGACCATGCAAGGCATGTCCATCATTTCGGAAACATTTCTGACGTTTGAAGTCTGGTTCACCGTGGCCGCCATCTATCTTGCCGTGACCCTGACCCTTTCCGGGGCGGTTCGCGTCATGGAACGGCGGTTCGGCAATACCACGGCCTGA
- a CDS encoding glutaredoxin family protein, with protein MLDFLKRFFRPKLDAGKTQSTAVAKATACTTPFDLEAFIMSEDVKVYALSTCIHCRNAKKYLDECGVKYACIHVDELSGDDRKQVVEEVKKHNPAVSFPTIVIREKVVVGFNKDKIDDALKG; from the coding sequence ATGCTCGATTTCCTGAAACGATTCTTCCGGCCCAAACTGGACGCTGGCAAGACGCAGTCAACCGCGGTTGCAAAGGCAACCGCGTGTACAACGCCCTTTGACCTGGAGGCATTCATCATGAGCGAAGATGTCAAGGTTTACGCCCTTTCCACCTGCATTCATTGCAGAAACGCAAAGAAGTACCTCGACGAATGCGGGGTAAAATACGCCTGTATCCACGTTGATGAGCTCTCGGGAGATGACCGCAAGCAAGTCGTGGAAGAAGTGAAAAAACACAACCCCGCTGTTTCGTTTCCCACCATCGTCATCCGGGAAAAGGTTGTCGTGGGATTCAACAAGGACAAAATCGACGACGCGCTCAAGGGGTAG
- a CDS encoding transporter substrate-binding domain-containing protein, whose product MTLWRTVVSSLVTLVVILGVSHVTLAGSDTRNALARESSLETILKRGTIKIGFDTFKPWAMKDKTGEYIGFEIDVAKRLASDMGVKAEFVPTKWSGIIPALLSGKFDILIGGMGITPQRNLKVNFSMPYEFTGMAILANKAKAPGLSSLEDFNKPEIVVAVRLGTTAAEAAKNFLPKATKRFFEEESQTIQELLNGRAHALVASNPLPANLAAEYADQIYLPLQEDFTSEPIGFALRKGDPDFLNWVNNWILFTNAKGWLKNRYDYWFKTKEWENRIQ is encoded by the coding sequence ATGACCTTGTGGAGAACAGTCGTCTCATCTCTGGTCACTCTGGTCGTCATCCTCGGCGTATCCCACGTCACCCTTGCCGGAAGCGACACGCGCAACGCGCTGGCCAGGGAAAGCTCTCTGGAAACCATCCTGAAACGCGGTACGATCAAGATCGGTTTCGACACTTTCAAACCATGGGCCATGAAGGACAAGACCGGAGAATACATCGGTTTTGAAATCGACGTGGCCAAAAGGCTGGCCTCGGACATGGGCGTCAAGGCCGAATTCGTGCCCACCAAGTGGTCCGGCATCATCCCTGCCCTGCTCTCCGGCAAGTTCGACATCCTGATCGGCGGCATGGGCATCACCCCGCAGCGCAATCTCAAGGTCAATTTTTCCATGCCCTACGAATTCACGGGCATGGCCATCCTTGCCAACAAGGCCAAGGCCCCGGGCCTTTCCTCCCTCGAGGACTTCAACAAGCCGGAGATCGTGGTCGCCGTAAGACTGGGCACCACGGCAGCGGAAGCCGCAAAGAACTTTCTGCCCAAGGCCACGAAACGCTTTTTCGAAGAGGAATCCCAGACCATTCAGGAACTGCTGAACGGCCGTGCGCACGCGCTCGTGGCCTCCAATCCGCTCCCGGCGAACCTTGCCGCGGAATATGCGGATCAGATATACCTCCCGCTTCAGGAGGACTTCACCAGCGAACCCATCGGATTCGCCCTGCGCAAGGGCGATCCGGACTTCCTGAACTGGGTGAACAACTGGATTCTGTTCACCAATGCCAAGGGCTGGCTCAAGAACCGCTATGACTACTGGTTCAAGACCAAGGAATGGGAAAACCGGATTCAATAG
- a CDS encoding S1C family serine protease translates to MRRFSSLVPIVLLSIVLMSCQAGKGGNGSLDSEAPDVQVKILMEQGYPDRAVAVVVAHEAWFASAAATNAEVRALLDRLKAGVDYLHAPEALAVQQEVAAIIWPVDRSGWPLVKADLERLGIRVDALRELACYRSPRFRPESLDKAVHAFEGRLAEIRRGAVRAFAVYPLFSGLDFFAEYPVPVDRETVLSENASHVAEALKKATPSQVAAFAQCHGDALPQSMRDSLGERYFLSLCPEPAGADLHDILAAYRKCTDAGYSLSRIPGVKVAFLQVTSPDLIRKKVLDFPIDVKLDVPFEAKKANMKTAFSSVTVKNADILILMNVAMSKARRSVSETERMESVFVASYGKEENPEYEIVRAELEAASEQYHAATSKSTTPWAWSILVHMAEESAKEDQVRDTATRLEQLKVKMRNTPKYISVPNYQPYMVTRAHMDVSKAATVDYYVVDQRSRTWFANTFDVRRKSYFAVCYDMMESDPDKDKFLGSSVLEDDVVRFEQEAVTVNLSDLLADFAADGAARKRYASLASVHREIVRDRNVALANLKKETFDFDRYHDRRFDSVVVVQNMGRGLGSGFYVTENLVLTNYHVVEENSFVKLRLFDERETFGKVVAKDVRLDLALIQADTMGRPVRFYSGRTMPLGETLEVIGHPNGHLFSVTRGIASSVRKASSVMGVKGKPVLFVQTDAAVNHGNSGGPLFWGNQVVGVNDWGDIRDGAVSLNFSIHYSEVCRFLKDNEVAYLTGSKQ, encoded by the coding sequence ATGAGGCGTTTTTCTTCTCTGGTTCCGATTGTCCTGTTGTCCATTGTCCTGATGTCCTGTCAGGCCGGGAAAGGCGGGAATGGATCTCTTGATTCCGAAGCTCCCGATGTGCAGGTGAAAATTCTGATGGAGCAGGGCTATCCGGATCGCGCTGTTGCCGTGGTCGTTGCCCATGAAGCATGGTTCGCGTCCGCTGCGGCAACGAATGCCGAGGTCCGGGCGTTGCTGGACAGGCTCAAGGCCGGGGTGGATTACCTTCATGCGCCTGAAGCTCTGGCCGTGCAGCAGGAGGTTGCCGCAATCATTTGGCCAGTGGACCGGAGCGGCTGGCCGTTGGTGAAGGCCGATCTGGAACGGCTTGGGATCCGAGTGGATGCGCTTCGGGAGTTGGCCTGTTACAGGTCTCCGCGCTTTCGACCCGAGAGTCTGGACAAGGCCGTCCATGCCTTTGAAGGAAGACTGGCGGAAATCAGGCGGGGAGCGGTCAGGGCCTTTGCCGTATATCCGCTGTTTTCCGGTCTGGATTTTTTTGCGGAGTATCCGGTTCCCGTGGATCGGGAAACCGTGCTGTCCGAGAATGCATCGCATGTGGCCGAGGCATTGAAAAAGGCAACGCCTTCGCAGGTTGCCGCGTTCGCGCAATGCCATGGCGATGCCTTGCCTCAATCCATGCGTGATTCTTTGGGGGAGCGGTATTTCCTGTCCCTGTGTCCCGAGCCTGCCGGAGCCGATCTGCATGATATCCTTGCGGCGTATCGCAAGTGCACGGACGCCGGGTATTCCCTGTCGCGCATTCCGGGCGTGAAGGTGGCGTTTCTTCAGGTCACCAGCCCGGACCTGATCCGGAAGAAGGTGCTGGATTTTCCCATCGACGTGAAGCTGGATGTGCCGTTCGAGGCGAAAAAGGCAAACATGAAAACCGCGTTTTCCAGCGTGACCGTGAAGAACGCGGACATCCTGATTCTGATGAACGTGGCCATGTCCAAGGCGCGGCGCTCCGTTTCCGAGACCGAACGCATGGAGTCCGTGTTCGTGGCCTCCTATGGCAAGGAGGAGAATCCGGAATACGAGATCGTCAGGGCCGAGCTGGAAGCCGCATCCGAACAGTATCATGCAGCTACGTCCAAAAGCACCACGCCGTGGGCCTGGTCCATCCTTGTGCACATGGCCGAGGAGAGCGCCAAGGAGGATCAGGTGCGGGACACGGCCACGCGGCTGGAACAGCTCAAGGTGAAAATGCGCAACACCCCGAAATATATTTCCGTTCCGAATTATCAGCCCTACATGGTAACCCGTGCGCACATGGACGTGTCCAAGGCGGCCACCGTGGATTACTACGTGGTGGACCAGCGCAGCCGGACATGGTTTGCCAACACGTTCGACGTGCGCCGCAAGTCGTATTTTGCGGTTTGTTACGACATGATGGAGTCCGATCCGGACAAGGACAAGTTTCTGGGTTCTTCCGTGCTTGAGGACGATGTGGTACGATTCGAACAGGAGGCCGTGACCGTGAATCTGTCCGATCTGCTGGCGGATTTCGCAGCGGATGGGGCTGCGAGAAAACGCTATGCGTCGCTGGCATCCGTGCATCGGGAGATTGTCAGGGATCGCAACGTTGCCTTGGCCAACCTGAAAAAGGAAACCTTCGACTTCGACAGATACCATGACAGGCGGTTCGACAGCGTGGTGGTCGTGCAGAACATGGGCCGAGGGTTGGGCTCCGGGTTTTATGTCACGGAAAATCTGGTGCTGACCAATTATCATGTGGTGGAGGAAAATTCGTTTGTGAAGCTTCGGCTTTTCGACGAGCGGGAAACCTTCGGCAAGGTGGTGGCCAAGGATGTGCGGCTTGATCTCGCCCTGATTCAGGCGGATACCATGGGCAGGCCCGTGCGATTCTATTCCGGGCGGACCATGCCGCTTGGCGAGACACTCGAAGTCATCGGGCACCCCAACGGCCATCTGTTTTCCGTGACGCGCGGCATAGCCAGTTCCGTGCGCAAGGCCTCCAGCGTCATGGGTGTGAAGGGCAAACCCGTCCTGTTCGTGCAGACCGATGCTGCGGTGAATCACGGCAACTCGGGCGGTCCACTGTTCTGGGGCAATCAGGTGGTCGGCGTGAACGATTGGGGCGATATCCGGGATGGAGCGGTCAGTTTGAATTTTTCCATTCACTATTCCGAAGTCTGCAGATTCCTGAAGGACAATGAAGTCGCCTATCTGACGGGGAGCAAGCAATGA
- a CDS encoding ferredoxin-thioredoxin reductase catalytic domain-containing protein has translation MDAKTLYDNLKAIQEAQGFQFNKDMDHTLSLLESLLENKKRYGYMACPCRLANGDFQADRDIVCPCVYRQPDVEEFGECYCGLYVSEAWNNGEIEKQTVPERRPPEKIVF, from the coding sequence ATGGACGCAAAAACGCTCTACGACAATCTCAAGGCCATTCAGGAAGCGCAGGGCTTCCAGTTCAACAAGGACATGGACCACACTCTGTCCCTGCTGGAAAGCCTGCTGGAAAACAAGAAGCGTTACGGCTACATGGCCTGCCCATGCAGGCTGGCCAATGGCGACTTTCAAGCCGACCGGGACATTGTCTGTCCCTGCGTCTACCGCCAGCCCGATGTCGAGGAATTCGGAGAATGCTATTGCGGACTGTACGTATCCGAGGCATGGAACAATGGCGAGATCGAAAAACAGACCGTGCCGGAACGCAGACCACCGGAAAAAATCGTCTTCTGA